A DNA window from Pyrus communis chromosome 3, drPyrComm1.1, whole genome shotgun sequence contains the following coding sequences:
- the LOC137729376 gene encoding probable prolyl 4-hydroxylase 9 isoform X2 gives MKVKAKNSREKLGSPAVFLLCSLFFFAGLFISTLLSHASVSLFLSGSRPVSRTLESEDDEDHGPILQGDAGDSFIPSIPFQVLSWRPRALYFPRFATAEQCERVIEMAKMKLRPSTLALRKGETAESTKGTRTRDVMEDDF, from the exons ATGAAAGTGAAAGCAAAGAACTCCAGAGAAAAGTTGGGCTCACCCGCCGTCTTCCTCCTCtgctccctcttcttcttcgccGGCTTATTCATCTCCACCCTCCTCTCCCATGCCTccgtctctctcttcctctccggCTCTCGACCCGTCTCCAGAACGCTGGAATCGGAAGACGACGAAGATCACGGTCCAATACTGCAGGGTGACGCCGGAGACAGCTTTATCCCGTCGATTCCATTCCAG GTTTTGAGTTGGAGACCGCGCGCTCTGTATTTTCCGAGATTTGCAACTGCGGAGCAGTGCGAAAGGGTGATTGAGATGGCAAAGATGAAGCTCCGGCCGTCCACATTGGCATTGCGAAAGGGAGAGACTGCCGAGAGCACAAAGGGGACTCGAACAAG GGATGTCATGGAAGATGATTTCTGA
- the LOC137729376 gene encoding probable prolyl 4-hydroxylase 9 isoform X1 — protein MKVKAKNSREKLGSPAVFLLCSLFFFAGLFISTLLSHASVSLFLSGSRPVSRTLESEDDEDHGPILQGDAGDSFIPSIPFQVISNIFFCLIRSTGFFVTCWIGQVLSWRPRALYFPRFATAEQCERVIEMAKMKLRPSTLALRKGETAESTKGTRTRDVMEDDF, from the exons ATGAAAGTGAAAGCAAAGAACTCCAGAGAAAAGTTGGGCTCACCCGCCGTCTTCCTCCTCtgctccctcttcttcttcgccGGCTTATTCATCTCCACCCTCCTCTCCCATGCCTccgtctctctcttcctctccggCTCTCGACCCGTCTCCAGAACGCTGGAATCGGAAGACGACGAAGATCACGGTCCAATACTGCAGGGTGACGCCGGAGACAGCTTTATCCCGTCGATTCCATTCCAGGTGATCAGTAATATCTTTTTTTGCTTAATTCGATCAACTGGGTTTTTTGTGACTTGTTGGATCGGGCAGGTTTTGAGTTGGAGACCGCGCGCTCTGTATTTTCCGAGATTTGCAACTGCGGAGCAGTGCGAAAGGGTGATTGAGATGGCAAAGATGAAGCTCCGGCCGTCCACATTGGCATTGCGAAAGGGAGAGACTGCCGAGAGCACAAAGGGGACTCGAACAAG GGATGTCATGGAAGATGATTTCTGA
- the LOC137729376 gene encoding probable prolyl 4-hydroxylase 9 isoform X3 codes for MLPRTHGEALNVLRYEIGQKYDSHYDAFNPMEYGQQKSQRFASFLLFLSNVEEGGETMFPFENGAEMGMSYDYKKCIGLKIMPKQGDGLLFYSVFRNGTIDPTSLHGSCPVSKG; via the exons ATGTTACCAAGAACCCATGGCGag GCACTCAATGTTTTGCGGTATGAGATTGGCCAGAAGTACGATTCTCATTATGATGCATTCAATCCAATGGAATATGGCCAACAGAAAAGCCAAAGA TTTGCTTCCTTCTTGTTGTTTCTGTCTAATGTTGAAGAAGGTGGAGAAACCATGTTCCCTTTTGAG AATGGTGCAGAGATGGGTATGAGCTATGATTACAAGAAATGCATCGGTTTAAAAATTATGCCGAAGCAAGGGGATGGACTTTTATTTTATTCGGTGTTTCGAAATGGCACAATAGATCCG ACATCTCTTCACGGAAGCTGCCCTGTAAGCAAAGGGTAA
- the LOC137728181 gene encoding uncharacterized protein, translated as MAAKEAARKAALVEASWCRILKAARIQSKEAEAQPLEVDKAEAEAFEEATAVGVIMYDKPNCPRKPCKIETSIVNGGGSTTHTFTESFETAFEVDKEVAAAVKIALVRLGNYPSFDKDEFKELLQKISENPDTDTVENNHESSEFTSECESESGSELKAVSQKDNTISNDLNQKKMADLEARQRKTEAESKLHDSGSTAETLPQRIAVAKSEIRKKQPASELPMQEAKDKRNKSTEGAAENSDRTVDEKASSETIPGLGSILLKHGSKFERDIEEAKKNSRGDFEMIQKNSQGHKVSSEAIPWKVGEVKSSAVETNSLHNLTSEAKETEDGKGRK; from the exons ATGGCAGCAAAAGAAGCTGCACGAAAAGCCGCTTTGGTGGAAGCATCTTGGTGTCGAATACTTAAGGCAGCAAG GATCCAAAGCAAAGAAGCTGAAGCGCAGCCGTTGGAAGTAGATAAAGCTGAAGCTGAAGCTTTTGAAGAGGCAACTGCCGTGGGTGTTATCATGTATGACAAGCCAAATTGTCCTCGGAAGCCCTGTAAAATAGAAACATCCATTGTTAATGGCGGAGGGTCTACTACTCACACGTTCACAGAATCTTTTGAGACTGCATTTGAGGTTGATAAAGAAGTAGCTGCAGCTGTAAAGATTGCACTAGTACGGCTCGGAAACTACCCATCTTTTGATAAAGATGAATTTAAAGAACTGCTTCAGAAGATTAGCGAGAACCCTGATACCGATACAGTTGAAAATAATCATGAATCGTCTGAGTTTACTTCAGAATGTGAATCAGAATCTGGATCAGAACTTAAAGCAGTGTCTCAGAAAGATAATACCATTTCCAATGATTTGAATCAGAAAAAAATGGCAGATTTAGAGGCGAGACAGAGGAAAACAGAAG CGGAAAGCAAGCTGCATGATTCAGGCTCTACTGCTGAGACCCTTCCACAAAGAATAGCAGTGGCGAAGTCTGAGATTCGAAAGAAGCAACCTGCATCAGAACTCCCAA TGCAAGAAGCCAAGGATAAAAGGAATAAGTCAACAGAAGGAGCTGCAGAAAATTCTGACAGAACTGTTGATGAGAAGGCCAGTTCAGAAACCATTCCGGGCTTGGGAAGCATCCTTCTGAAGCATGGTTCAAAGTTTGAGAGAGATATCGAAGAGGCAAAGAAAAATTCAAGAGGAGATTTTGAGATGATTCAAAAGAATTCACAGGGACACAAAGTATCATCTGAGGCCATCCCTTGGAAA GTTGGAGAAGTGAAATCTAGTGCAGTGGAAACAAACTCACTTCACAATTTGACGTCTGAAGCTAAAGAGACTGAAGATGGGAAGGGGAGAAAATGA
- the LOC137729936 gene encoding mediator of RNA polymerase II transcription subunit 28-like, translated as MAERQVVDQQHQSDAQMQSQMAPREDMVSCVMALEAALLPCLPARELQAIDRSPHPSHQIDVERHARDFMEAAKKLQLYFISLQREDQPTKAEQLRKEIDAMEEELRIKTEIIKKHERLIQGWKKELKDQLDKHNTELERV; from the exons ATGGCTGAGAGACAAGTGGTAGATCAACAGCACCAAAGTGATGCACAGATGCAATCTCAAATGGCTCCGAGGGAAGACATGGTTTCGTGTGTAATGGCGCTGGAGGCGGCTTTGCTTCCATGCTTGCCTGCCAGAGAGCTTCAAGCGATTGACCGCTCTCCCCACCCGTCTCATCAGA TTGATGTGGAGAGGCATGCCAGAGACTTTATGGAAGCTGCCAAAAAGCTTCAACTGTACTTTATCAGTCTGCAACGTGAGGATCAGCCAACAAAGGCTGAACAACTAAGAAAG GAGATTGATGCAATGGAAGAGGAGTTGAGGATAAAGACCGAGATCATCAAGAAGCATGAAAGGTTGATCCAAGGGTGGAAAAAGGAGCTGAAAGACCAATTGGACAAGCACAACACTGAGCTTGAGAGGGTTTAG